A stretch of the Marivirga tractuosa DSM 4126 genome encodes the following:
- a CDS encoding proline dehydrogenase family protein, producing MEVTTNPIFDDVSIAFTSKSDRQLRKAYWLFTLMGKGWLVAIGKFFVKLGFALHLPISKIIYWTVYDQFCGGVTIKDSQGTIDELASHGIGTILDYSVEGAKNEKGFDKTMNEVLRTIDRAANDDNLPFCVFKPSGVSLGKIFTKIQAGKELTEKEKAIHQRDKERIEKICKAAYDNNVRVLIDAEESWLQDPIDEIVYQMMEKYNKETAIIYNTYQMYRADMFDNLKKAHKRALEKGYYIGAKLVRGAYMEKEADRAEEMGYPNPIQISKERTDIDYNSALEYCVENLERIYVFNGTHNQYSNYFLAYMMDKHGIKPNDSRISFAQLYGMSDNISFNLADKGYNVAKYVPYGPVKAVMPYLFRRAEENTSVAGQSSREFSMIKEEMQRRREERKKS from the coding sequence ATGGAAGTAACTACAAACCCAATTTTTGATGATGTATCCATTGCATTTACCAGTAAGTCGGATCGACAATTAAGGAAAGCCTATTGGCTATTTACCTTAATGGGTAAGGGATGGTTAGTGGCTATAGGTAAATTTTTTGTGAAATTAGGATTTGCCTTGCATTTGCCAATCAGCAAAATAATTTATTGGACAGTTTATGATCAATTTTGTGGAGGTGTAACAATTAAAGATAGCCAAGGAACGATTGATGAATTGGCTTCGCATGGAATAGGAACCATTTTGGATTACTCTGTTGAAGGTGCCAAAAATGAAAAGGGATTCGATAAAACCATGAATGAAGTTCTAAGAACGATAGATCGTGCAGCCAATGATGATAATCTACCATTCTGTGTTTTTAAACCTTCCGGTGTATCGCTAGGAAAAATTTTCACGAAAATTCAGGCAGGTAAAGAGCTAACTGAAAAAGAAAAAGCAATTCACCAAAGAGATAAAGAAAGAATAGAGAAAATTTGCAAAGCAGCTTATGACAATAATGTTAGAGTATTGATTGATGCTGAAGAAAGTTGGTTACAAGATCCGATTGATGAAATAGTTTATCAAATGATGGAGAAGTATAACAAAGAAACAGCCATTATTTATAATACCTATCAAATGTATAGGGCTGATATGTTTGATAATCTTAAGAAAGCGCATAAGAGAGCTTTGGAAAAGGGTTATTATATCGGTGCTAAATTAGTAAGAGGTGCTTATATGGAGAAAGAGGCAGATAGAGCAGAAGAAATGGGTTATCCAAATCCTATCCAAATATCAAAGGAAAGAACAGATATCGATTATAATTCTGCTTTGGAGTATTGTGTTGAAAATTTGGAAAGGATATATGTGTTCAATGGAACGCATAATCAGTACAGCAACTATTTCTTGGCCTATATGATGGATAAACATGGGATTAAGCCAAATGATAGTAGAATATCATTTGCTCAGTTATATGGAATGAGCGATAATATTTCATTTAATTTGGCTGACAAAGGCTATAATGTAGCTAAATATGTTCCTTATGGTCCCGTGAAAGCTGTAATGCCTTATTTATTTAGAAGAGCCGAGGAAAATACTTCGGTGGCAGGACAAAGTAGTAGAGAATTTTCTATGATTAAAGAAGAGATGCAGAGGAGAAGAGAAGAGCGGAAGAAAAGTTGA
- a CDS encoding bifunctional 3-deoxy-7-phosphoheptulonate synthase/chorismate mutase type II, producing the protein MKIKNWYSDGKPWIIAGPCSVETEEQLLETVDGLVKDGITTIRAGVWKPRTRPNSFEGVGKIAFPWIKKAKSLHPHIQFAIEVASAEHVELALKNDIDILWVGARTTVNPFNVQEIAEAVRGVKDIPILVKNPINPDLALWIGALERFYAVGIEKLGAIHRGFSTYQESIYRNIPLWQIPIELKSRYPELLLINDPSHIAGKRDLLFEIAQKAMDLQYDGLIIESHRSPDEAWSDSAQQLTPDALKEMLSYIKIREKNFPNKDFKNELEGIRDQIDETDKELLEVLSRRLELVKKVGQYKKDKNVAIFQLERWNKIIENRPLWGEKLNLNADFVKSIYQDIHDESIRIQTDIYNNEE; encoded by the coding sequence ATGAAGATTAAAAATTGGTATTCAGACGGCAAACCTTGGATAATAGCAGGACCTTGTAGCGTAGAAACAGAAGAACAGTTATTGGAAACGGTTGATGGATTGGTAAAAGATGGGATCACCACCATTAGAGCTGGGGTTTGGAAACCAAGAACCCGTCCCAACAGCTTTGAAGGCGTAGGGAAAATTGCATTTCCATGGATTAAAAAAGCTAAATCACTTCACCCCCATATTCAGTTTGCCATTGAAGTGGCTTCTGCTGAGCATGTGGAATTGGCTTTAAAAAATGATATTGATATTTTATGGGTAGGCGCTCGTACCACTGTCAATCCTTTTAATGTGCAAGAAATAGCTGAGGCAGTAAGAGGTGTAAAAGACATTCCCATTTTAGTGAAAAACCCGATCAATCCTGATTTGGCATTATGGATAGGTGCTTTGGAAAGATTTTATGCAGTAGGCATAGAAAAACTTGGAGCGATTCATAGAGGTTTTTCTACTTATCAGGAAAGTATTTATAGAAATATTCCATTGTGGCAGATTCCGATTGAATTGAAATCACGCTACCCTGAGTTGCTCTTGATAAACGATCCAAGTCACATTGCAGGAAAAAGGGATCTGCTTTTTGAAATTGCTCAAAAAGCCATGGATTTGCAATATGACGGGTTGATCATTGAATCTCATAGATCGCCAGATGAGGCCTGGAGTGATTCAGCACAGCAACTGACCCCTGATGCTTTGAAGGAAATGCTCAGCTATATTAAAATCAGAGAAAAAAACTTTCCCAATAAAGATTTTAAAAATGAATTAGAAGGCATAAGAGATCAAATTGATGAAACGGATAAAGAATTATTGGAAGTTCTATCGAGACGATTAGAATTGGTTAAAAAAGTAGGGCAATATAAAAAGGATAAAAATGTTGCTATATTTCAGTTGGAGCGTTGGAACAAAATAATAGAAAACCGTCCATTATGGGGCGAAAAACTGAATTTGAATGCTGATTTTGTGAAATCCATTTATCAGGACATCCATGACGAATCCATCAGAATTCAAACTGATATTTATAATAATGAAGAATAA
- a CDS encoding prephenate dehydratase domain-containing protein codes for MKNKKKVYTLGPKGSFHHLACVEYLGGQQEIEFCESFAGVFEAVRAGHLGWIALYNSLAGVVENHETEIEKNFTLLDEMDYEVKLCICAAPKTKLKELTKLYSHEKAFGESKRFTSEKLPKVEFIKCPSTSHAAQKVAQEKEENSAAICHAETAKFYGLEILANIPNKRKNETSFGLFAG; via the coding sequence ATGAAGAATAAAAAGAAAGTATATACGCTGGGACCCAAAGGTTCATTTCACCATCTAGCATGTGTTGAATATTTAGGCGGACAACAGGAAATTGAGTTCTGTGAAAGTTTCGCAGGCGTTTTTGAAGCCGTTAGAGCTGGACATTTGGGGTGGATTGCATTGTATAACAGTTTGGCAGGAGTGGTAGAAAATCATGAAACTGAGATTGAAAAAAATTTCACTTTGTTGGATGAAATGGATTATGAAGTGAAATTATGTATTTGTGCAGCACCAAAGACTAAATTGAAGGAATTAACAAAACTCTATTCCCACGAAAAAGCTTTTGGGGAAAGCAAGCGGTTTACATCCGAAAAATTACCTAAAGTCGAATTCATCAAATGTCCAAGCACTTCACATGCTGCACAGAAAGTAGCTCAAGAAAAAGAGGAAAATTCCGCTGCGATATGCCATGCAGAAACTGCTAAGTTTTATGGATTGGAAATTTTAGCTAATATCCCAAATAAGAGGAAGAATGAGACTAGTTTTGGGTTGTTTGCAGGTTAA
- a CDS encoding nucleotidyltransferase domain-containing protein yields the protein MENSGLTKDDIFNIRSVFSNYPQIEEALLYGSRAMGNYKPASDIDISLIGDEIDLSLINQVEFDLDDLMLPYKIDLSIYHKIKNPELLDHISRVGKNLYQRRMNTDYISN from the coding sequence ATGGAAAATTCAGGTTTAACAAAAGATGATATTTTTAACATAAGGTCTGTTTTTTCAAATTACCCTCAAATTGAAGAAGCACTGCTTTATGGCTCAAGAGCTATGGGTAATTATAAACCCGCATCCGACATTGATATTTCTTTAATTGGCGATGAAATTGACTTGAGCTTAATAAATCAAGTTGAGTTTGATTTAGATGATTTAATGTTACCCTATAAGATTGATCTATCAATTTATCATAAAATTAAGAATCCAGAACTTCTTGACCATATAAGTAGAGTAGGTAAAAATTTATATCAAAGAAGGATGAATACAGATTATATTTCAAATTAG